From the genome of Chlorocebus sabaeus isolate Y175 chromosome 2, mChlSab1.0.hap1, whole genome shotgun sequence, one region includes:
- the RPS21 gene encoding small ribosomal subunit protein eS21, which translates to MQNDAGEFVDLYVPRKCSASNRIIGAKDHASIQMNVAEVDKVTGRFNGQFKTYAICGAIRRMGESDDSILRLAKADGIVSKNF; encoded by the exons ATGCAGAACGACGCCGGCGAGTTCGTGGACCTGTACGTGCCGCGGAAATG CTCCGCTAGCAACCGCATCATCGGTGCCAAGGACCACGCATCCATCCAGATGAACGTGGCCGAG GTTGACAAGGTCACAGGCAGGTTTAATGGCCAGTTTAAAACGTACGCTATCTGCGGGGCCATTCGTAGGATG ggtgAGTCAGATGATTCCATTCTCCGATTGGCCAAGGCCGACGGCATCGTCTCAAA GAACTTTTGA